The following proteins come from a genomic window of Venturia canescens isolate UGA chromosome 4, ASM1945775v1, whole genome shotgun sequence:
- the Rpb11 gene encoding DNA-directed RNA polymerase II subunit RPB11 — protein sequence MNAPPTFESFLLYEGEKKIVKEQDTKVPNAAIFTVNKEDHTLGNMIRNQLLKDPQVLFAGYKLPHPLEHKFVIRIQTTSDYTPHEAFMHAITDLIAELSLFEERFKEAVKEKKEGLD from the exons ATGAACGCACCTCCAACGTTCGAATCATTTCTTCTTTACGAAGgcgaaaaaaa aATTGTCAAAGAACAGGATACAAAAGTTCCAAATGCCGCTATATTTACCGTTAATAAGGAAGATCATACTCTAGGAAATATGATCAGGAA TCAATTACTGAAGGACCCTCAAGTCCTCTTTGCAGGATACAAACTACCTCATCCCTTGGAACACAAATTTGTGATAAGAATTCAAACCACATCGGACTATACTCCACATGAAGCCTTCATGCATGCTATAACGGATCTGATTGCGGAACTTTCCCTTTTCGAAGAACGATTCAAA GAAgctgtgaaagaaaaaaaagaggggcTGGATTGA